One window from the genome of Dermacentor silvarum isolate Dsil-2018 chromosome 7, BIME_Dsil_1.4, whole genome shotgun sequence encodes:
- the LOC119458138 gene encoding peptidase M20 domain-containing protein 2 yields MAHPAPDDILTLGFAATQQLSLRFKGKPAHAGASPWEGLSALDAAVASYVNVSLLRLQLKPTARIHGVITEGGKSPNVIPEETEMRFSVRAPSTEELAQLLRKVEACFRAAADATGCSLDMERRLPYMNVLHNATIAETYRKHAHAFGVSFLDDVAKNAPTTGGATDCGNVSHRVPAIHPMLGVRADKGSGNHTRGFAAVANSADSQPPTLRVAKVLALTALDLLTDAELLREAKREFAALQLPPEEELQSALS; encoded by the exons CTGTCACTCCGCTTCAAAGGCAAACCAGCCCACGCAGGGGCGTCGCCGTGGGAGGGACTGAGCGCCCTGGATGCTGCCGTCGCTTCGTACGTCAACGTCAGCCTGCTTCGACTGCAGCTGAAGCCGACCGCCAGGATTCATG GCGTCATCACTGAAGGCGGCAAGTCCCCGAACGTGATCCCCGAGGAGACGGAGATGCGCTTCAGCGTCCGGGCTCCGAGTACCGAGGAACTGGCCCAGCTCCTGCGGAAGGTGGAAGCCTGCTTCAGAGCGGCGGCTGACGCCACGGGCTGCTCCCTGGACATGGAGAGGAGGTTGCCGTACATGAACGTCTTGCACAATGCCACTATCGCAGAAACGTACCGGAAGCACGCCCACGCTTTCG GCGTGTCCTTCCTGGACGACGTCGCGAAGAACGCGCCGACCACGGGAGGTGCCACGGACTGTGGCAACGTGTCGCACCGGGTGCCCGCCATCCACCCTATGCTCGGCGTCCGCGCCGATAAAGGATCGGGGAACCACACGCGAGGTTTCGCCGCCGTAGCCAACTCCGCGGACTCCCAGCCGCCCACGCTGAGGGTGGCCAAGGTCCTGGCTCTGACGGCGCTCGATCTGCTCACGGACGCCGAGCTTCTGCGCGAAGCGAAGCGGGAGTTTGCAGCTTTGCAACTACCACCGGAAGAGGAGCTGCAATCTGCGCTGTCGTGA